The Cucurbita pepo subsp. pepo cultivar mu-cu-16 chromosome LG08, ASM280686v2, whole genome shotgun sequence genome contains a region encoding:
- the LOC111800804 gene encoding uncharacterized protein LOC111800804 isoform X2, with amino-acid sequence MGQEDATNNTFENTKNEASGGDLKTNSIETVENGNNKEDKMKNNVETVDNETTEEDKMTNTTETVTNGISELEKINETVPNGLENGVKEPEIEQCTDEKAEATKMEEKPKIKEDEESNEETVKEEKEEDVLPNDKKIEENVDIKDEENVDVKDVEDAKDKEIEDAKDEEIEDAKDEEVEDAKDEEVEDAKDEEIEDAKDEEIEDAKDEEIEDAKDEEIEDAKEEEIEDAKDKEIEDAKDEENEEEKEDAKDKVEKVDSHMEEDDKELKDEDPKEGKTKKARKRRGAVKSKGKNEEDEKDEVGIKTPIIDRPVRERKSVERLVASIERCVVKEFHIEKGRGTPLKDIPNVAFKLSRKKADDIFRLLHSILFGRRGKAFQIKSNISRFSGFVWHGDEEKQKNKVKEKFDKCHKEKLLELCDVLDIPDVKATTRKEDVIGKLIEFLMAPHATSTVLLAEIEKSSKGKKRKRTVKGGISTPGDDSSKQSAKSRRKRGNTARSEMTRDTSDEDGESEEEKEAEEENDKENENGTTEKSDDEMSEQPESEDINDPTDESEEEKPRASSKRSSRKRGSVGKARSKKVTSSNKSDSAKSTSKRSSASRAKIDDSDSPKVFSRKKNSEKVSKASTPPKSAAKEKPGKKITKGKDKTKEEKTRPSDDVLRDAICEILKVVDFTTATFTDILKQLAGQFKMDLTAQKSSIKLMIQEELTKLADEAEDEEDGEGDADAEKDVKQAAQEVET; translated from the exons ATGGGTCAAGAAGATGCAACAAATAATACCTTTGAGAATACAAAAAATGAAGCCAGTGGTGGagatttaaaaacaaatagcATTGAGACCGTGGAAAATGGAAACaataaagaagataaaatgaaaaataacgTTGAGACAGTGGACAATGAAACCACtgaagaagataaaatgaCAAATACCACTGAAACTGTGACAAATGGAATCAGTGAACTGGAAAAAATCAACGAGACTGTGCCTAATGGGTTGGAGAATGGAGTGAAAGAACCGGAAATTGAGCAGTGTACTGATGAGAAGGCAGAGGCCActaaaatggaagagaaaccTAAGATCAAGGAAGATGAGGAAAGCAATGAAGAAACTGTGAAGGAGGAAAAGGAGGAAGATGTGCTTCCAAATGACaagaagattgaagaaaatgTGGATatcaaagatgaagaaaatgtGGATGTCAAAGATGTAGAGGATGCCAAGGATAAAGAAATTGAG GATGCCAaggatgaagaaattgaggatGCCAAGGATGAAGAAGTTGAGGATGCCAAGGACGAAGAAGTTGAGGATGCTAAAGACGAAGAAATTGAGGATGCCAaggatgaagaaattgaggatGCCAAGGACGAAGAAATTGAGGATGCCAAGGACGAAGAAATTGAGGATgccaaggaagaagaaattgaggaTGCCAAGGACAAAGAAATTGAGGATGCCAAAGatgaggaaaatgaagaagaaaaagaggatgCTAAAGATAAGGTAGAGAAGGTTGACAGCCATATGGAAGAGGATGATAAGGAATTGAAGGATGAAGATCCCAAGGAAgggaaaacaaagaaagcaagaaagagAAGGGGTGCGGttaaatcaaaaggaaagaatgaAGAGGATGAAAAGGATGAGGTAGGGATAAAGACTCCCATTATTGATCGCCCTGTTCGTGAGCGAAAATCAGTTGAAAGGTTGGTGGCATCTATAGAAAGATGTGTTGTGAAGGAATTCCATATCGAAAAg GGCCGTGGTACTCCACTTAAAGATATAcccaatg TGGCATTCAAACTCTCAAGGAAGAAGGCTGATGACATCTTCAGGCTGCTTCATTCAATTCTATTTGGAAGGAGAGGAAAG GCATTTCAGATTAAGAGCAACATATCCAGGTTTTCAGGTTTTGTGTGGCATGGAGATGAG gaaaaacaaaagaataaagtcaaagaaaaatttgacaaGTGTCATAAAGAGAAATTATTGGAATTGTGTGATGTGCTTGACATTCCTGATGTGAAGGCTACCACAAGAAAG GAAGATGTTATTGGCAAGCTCATAGAATTTTTAATGGCTCCTCATGCTACAAGTACTGTTCTCCTTGCAGAAATAGAAAAG TCAAGCAAGGGTAAAAAGCGTAAACGGACTGTAAAAGGAGGAATATCAACTCCTGGAGACGATAGTTCAAAACAGTCGGCAAAG AGTCgtagaaaaagaggaaatacTGCAAGATCTGAGATGACAAGAGATACTAGTGATGAAGATGGTGAGtcagaagaagagaaggaagcagaagaagaaaatgacaagGAAAATGAGAATGGAACCACAGAAAAATCTGATGATGAAATGTCCGAGCAGCCAGAAAGTGAAGATATCAATGACCCAACTGATGAGTCTGAGGAGGAAAAACCCAGAGCAAGTTCAAAACGTTCATCTAGAAAGAGGGGATCTGTAGGAAAAGCAAGAAGCAAGAAAGTTACAAGTTCCAATAAATCCGATTCAGCAAAATCAACATCGAAGAGGTCATCAGCAAGTCGTGCTAAGATTGATGACAGTGATAGTCCTAAGGTATTCTCTAGGAAGAAGAATAGCGAAAAAGTAAGCAAGGCCTCAACTCCACCAAAATCTGCTGCCAAGGAGAAGCCTG GGAAGAAGATTACGAAAGGGAAGGACAAGACCAAGGAAGAGAAAACAAGGCCAAGCGATGATGTGCTTAGGGATGCAATATGTGAAATTCTTAAAGTAGTCGACTTCACTACG GCCACCTTCACCGACATTCTAAAGCAACTTG CTGGGCAATTCAAGATGGATCTCACCGCACAAAAGTCGTCGATAAAACTTATGATCCAAGAAGAGCTCACGAAACTGGCAGATGAAGCAGAAGACGAAGAGGACGGCGAAGGCGATGCCGATGCCGAGAAGGATGTAAAACAGGCCGCTCAAGAGGTGGAAACTTGA
- the LOC111800804 gene encoding uncharacterized protein LOC111800804 isoform X1 — protein sequence MGQEDATNNTFENTKNEASGGDLKTNSIETVENGNNKEDKMKNNVETVDNETTEEDKMTNTTETVTNGISELEKINETVPNGLENGVKEPEIEQCTDEKAEATKMEEKPKIKEDEESNEETVKEEKEEDVLPNDKKIEENVDIKDEENVDVKDVEDAKDKEIEAKDEEIEDAKDEEVEVFEDAKDEEIEDAKDEEVEDAKDEEVEDAKDEEIEDAKDEEIEDAKDEEIEDAKDEEIEDAKEEEIEDAKDKEIEDAKDEENEEEKEDAKDKVEKVDSHMEEDDKELKDEDPKEGKTKKARKRRGAVKSKGKNEEDEKDEVGIKTPIIDRPVRERKSVERLVASIERCVVKEFHIEKGRGTPLKDIPNVAFKLSRKKADDIFRLLHSILFGRRGKAFQIKSNISRFSGFVWHGDEEKQKNKVKEKFDKCHKEKLLELCDVLDIPDVKATTRKEDVIGKLIEFLMAPHATSTVLLAEIEKSSKGKKRKRTVKGGISTPGDDSSKQSAKSRRKRGNTARSEMTRDTSDEDGESEEEKEAEEENDKENENGTTEKSDDEMSEQPESEDINDPTDESEEEKPRASSKRSSRKRGSVGKARSKKVTSSNKSDSAKSTSKRSSASRAKIDDSDSPKVFSRKKNSEKVSKASTPPKSAAKEKPGKKITKGKDKTKEEKTRPSDDVLRDAICEILKVVDFTTATFTDILKQLAGQFKMDLTAQKSSIKLMIQEELTKLADEAEDEEDGEGDADAEKDVKQAAQEVET from the exons ATGGGTCAAGAAGATGCAACAAATAATACCTTTGAGAATACAAAAAATGAAGCCAGTGGTGGagatttaaaaacaaatagcATTGAGACCGTGGAAAATGGAAACaataaagaagataaaatgaaaaataacgTTGAGACAGTGGACAATGAAACCACtgaagaagataaaatgaCAAATACCACTGAAACTGTGACAAATGGAATCAGTGAACTGGAAAAAATCAACGAGACTGTGCCTAATGGGTTGGAGAATGGAGTGAAAGAACCGGAAATTGAGCAGTGTACTGATGAGAAGGCAGAGGCCActaaaatggaagagaaaccTAAGATCAAGGAAGATGAGGAAAGCAATGAAGAAACTGTGAAGGAGGAAAAGGAGGAAGATGTGCTTCCAAATGACaagaagattgaagaaaatgTGGATatcaaagatgaagaaaatgtGGATGTCAAAGATGTAGAGGATGCCAAGGATAAAGAAATTGAGGCCAAGGACGAAGAAATTGAGGATGCCAAGGATGAAGAGGTCGAGGTCTTCGAGGATGCCAaggatgaagaaattgaggatGCCAAGGATGAAGAAGTTGAGGATGCCAAGGACGAAGAAGTTGAGGATGCTAAAGACGAAGAAATTGAGGATGCCAaggatgaagaaattgaggatGCCAAGGACGAAGAAATTGAGGATGCCAAGGACGAAGAAATTGAGGATgccaaggaagaagaaattgaggaTGCCAAGGACAAAGAAATTGAGGATGCCAAAGatgaggaaaatgaagaagaaaaagaggatgCTAAAGATAAGGTAGAGAAGGTTGACAGCCATATGGAAGAGGATGATAAGGAATTGAAGGATGAAGATCCCAAGGAAgggaaaacaaagaaagcaagaaagagAAGGGGTGCGGttaaatcaaaaggaaagaatgaAGAGGATGAAAAGGATGAGGTAGGGATAAAGACTCCCATTATTGATCGCCCTGTTCGTGAGCGAAAATCAGTTGAAAGGTTGGTGGCATCTATAGAAAGATGTGTTGTGAAGGAATTCCATATCGAAAAg GGCCGTGGTACTCCACTTAAAGATATAcccaatg TGGCATTCAAACTCTCAAGGAAGAAGGCTGATGACATCTTCAGGCTGCTTCATTCAATTCTATTTGGAAGGAGAGGAAAG GCATTTCAGATTAAGAGCAACATATCCAGGTTTTCAGGTTTTGTGTGGCATGGAGATGAG gaaaaacaaaagaataaagtcaaagaaaaatttgacaaGTGTCATAAAGAGAAATTATTGGAATTGTGTGATGTGCTTGACATTCCTGATGTGAAGGCTACCACAAGAAAG GAAGATGTTATTGGCAAGCTCATAGAATTTTTAATGGCTCCTCATGCTACAAGTACTGTTCTCCTTGCAGAAATAGAAAAG TCAAGCAAGGGTAAAAAGCGTAAACGGACTGTAAAAGGAGGAATATCAACTCCTGGAGACGATAGTTCAAAACAGTCGGCAAAG AGTCgtagaaaaagaggaaatacTGCAAGATCTGAGATGACAAGAGATACTAGTGATGAAGATGGTGAGtcagaagaagagaaggaagcagaagaagaaaatgacaagGAAAATGAGAATGGAACCACAGAAAAATCTGATGATGAAATGTCCGAGCAGCCAGAAAGTGAAGATATCAATGACCCAACTGATGAGTCTGAGGAGGAAAAACCCAGAGCAAGTTCAAAACGTTCATCTAGAAAGAGGGGATCTGTAGGAAAAGCAAGAAGCAAGAAAGTTACAAGTTCCAATAAATCCGATTCAGCAAAATCAACATCGAAGAGGTCATCAGCAAGTCGTGCTAAGATTGATGACAGTGATAGTCCTAAGGTATTCTCTAGGAAGAAGAATAGCGAAAAAGTAAGCAAGGCCTCAACTCCACCAAAATCTGCTGCCAAGGAGAAGCCTG GGAAGAAGATTACGAAAGGGAAGGACAAGACCAAGGAAGAGAAAACAAGGCCAAGCGATGATGTGCTTAGGGATGCAATATGTGAAATTCTTAAAGTAGTCGACTTCACTACG GCCACCTTCACCGACATTCTAAAGCAACTTG CTGGGCAATTCAAGATGGATCTCACCGCACAAAAGTCGTCGATAAAACTTATGATCCAAGAAGAGCTCACGAAACTGGCAGATGAAGCAGAAGACGAAGAGGACGGCGAAGGCGATGCCGATGCCGAGAAGGATGTAAAACAGGCCGCTCAAGAGGTGGAAACTTGA
- the LOC111800868 gene encoding nuclear transcription factor Y subunit B-3-like → MADSDNDSAGGNHKSPSPREHDRLLPIANVGRIMKKALPGNAKISKEAKETVQECVSEFISFITGEASDKCHKEKRKTINGDDLLWAMATLGFEDYVDPLKVYLQRFREIEGEKTTLASRDGGSGSAAASTAANSAYFDGGAEFGGGMGTMMTMNMPPNVYGSNGPRWDGPAFNSTGRPN, encoded by the coding sequence ATGGCGGACTCCGACAACGACTCTGCCGGCGGCAACCACAAATCACCGTCTCCGCGGGAGCACGACAGACTCCTCCCGATCGCGAACGTCGGCCGGATTATGAAAAAGGCCCTCCCAGGGAACGCGAAAATCTCAAAGGAAGCCAAAGAGACCGTCCAAGAATGCGTCTCGGAGTTCATCAGTTTCATCACAGGCGAGGCCTCCGACAAGTGCCATAAGGAGAAGCGAAAGACGATCAACGGCGACGATTTACTTTGGGCCATGGCGACGTTAGGGTTCGAAGATTACGTCGATCCTCTCAAGGTTTACCTCCAGCGCTTTCGAGAAATTGAAGGCGAGAAGACTACGCTCGCCTCGCGCGACGGCGGTAGTGGTAGCGCTGCCGCTTCTACAGCTGCGAATAGTGCGTATTTTGACGGCGGCGCTGAATTTGGTGGTGGGATGGGAACGATGATGACGATGAATATGCCTCCAAATGTTTATGGTTCTAATGGGCCGCGTTGGGATGGGCCTGCGTTTAATTCTACGGGTCGGCCCAACTAG
- the LOC111800817 gene encoding inactive beta-amylase 4, chloroplastic isoform X1 has protein sequence MRSVEEFSRFSSFLSLVMATVESGGVVCRCREMGSCFPGEARFQGKQIIKKNLSSFSTIPFFRNSFVDRRGLTARNNRIIRMEAREKSRSKIVNSSRRNKVPVFMMLPVDVFETGPSGKMRIPRFKAIRASLNALKVAGVHGVAVEVWWGVVERFSPLSYDWFLYEHLFKLISDCGLKLHAALSFHSNMRSTFRGQEGVSLPQWILEIGAHNRDIYYQDQKGMSNDDYLTLGVDNFPLFSGRTALECYGDFILSFVNKFDHLIGDLIEEISIGLGPSGELRYPAHPFEDGRWRFPGIGEFQCYDKYMMDDLKMAACRVGKPQWGERGPQNAGGYNSSLSAAPFFKEGDENFLSDYGHFFLEWYSGRLIHHADAILEKAAQLLKKYKKNNLPSVILVAKLGGIYWWYNTVSHPAELTAGYYNTESRDGYDPVTSMLSRHGAALHIPCLEMADSETPASCFCSPERLLKQIVGTSEQNVIHLTGRNTNERFDKDGFWQIHYNCCRPLAAVVKSFTFFRMNDKIFRLENWNNFLPFIRMMSTDH, from the exons ATGAG ATCAGTCGAAGAATTCTCGCGtttctcttctttcctctctcttgTGATGGCTACGGTGGAGAGTGGGGGAGTGGTGTGCAGGTGCCGAGAAATGGGAAGCTGTTTTCCTGGAGAAGCTAGGTTTCAGGGGAAGCAGATAATCAAGAAGAATCTTTCGAGTTTTTCGACTATTCCATTCTTTAGGAATAGTTTTGTCGATAGACGGGGATTGACTGCGCGCAACAATCGTATTATCCg AATGGAAGCCCGGGAGAAATCAAGATCAAAAATAGTGAATTCATCAAGACGCAACAAAGTCCCAGTGTTTATGATGCTGCCTGTCGATGTTTTTGAAACGGGTCCTTCTGGGAAAATGAGGATTCCTAG ATTCAAGGCCATAAGAGCATCTCTGAATGCACTCAAGGTAGCTGGTGTACATGGAGTAGCAGTTGAGGTTTGGTGGGGAGTCGTAGAGCGTTTCTCTCCTTTGTCGTACGATTGGTTTCTTTATGAACACCTTTTCAAATTGATATCCGACTGTGGATTGAAATTGCATGCTGCCTTGTCGTTTCATTCGAACATGCGCTCGACATTTAGAGGACAAGAAGGTGTGAGTCTTCCACAGTGGATTCTGGAG ATTGGTGCTCACAACAGAGATATATACTATCAAGATCAAAAGGGAATGTCCAATGATGATTACCTTACTCTAGGAGTGGAtaattttcctctcttttctgGCCGAACTGCACTCGAGTGCTATGGTGACTTCATATTAAGCTTTGTTAACAAATTTGATCACTTAATTGGAGATTTGATAGAGGAAATAAGCATTGGTCTTGGCCCATCTGGAGAGCTTAG GTACCCTGCACATCCTTTTGAAGATGGTAGATGGAGATTTCCCGGCATTGGCGAGTTTCAATGCTATGACAAATACAT gATGGACGACTTGAAGATGGCCGCATGCCGAGTAGGCAAGCCTCAATGGGGCGAGCGAGGACCGCAGAATGCTGGTGGCTACAATAGCTCCCTCTCTGCTGCTCCTTTCTTCAAAGAGGGAGACGAAAACTTTCTCTCTGATTACGGACACTTTTTCCTT GAATGGTATAGTGGTAGATTGATTCATCATGCAGATGCTATTCTTGAGAAGGCAGCTCAATTGTTGAAAAAGTATAAGAAAAACAATCTGCCTTCTGTTATATTAGTGGCTAAGCTTGGTGGTATATACTGGTGGTACAACACAGTATCTCATCCCGCAGAACTTACTGCTGGTTACTACAATACCGAAAGCAGGGACGGTTACGATCCTGTTACCTCGATGCTGTCCCGACATGGTGCAGCGTTACACATTCC CTGCTTAGAAATGGCGGACAGTGAAACACCAGCATCCTGTTTCTGCAGTCCAGAAAGATTACTCAAACAGATTGTGGGAACTTCAGAGCAAAACGTCATTCATTTGACCGGGAGGAACACGAACGAGCGGTTCGACAAG GATGGATTCTGGCAAATTCATTACAATTGTTGCCGTCCACTAGCAGCAGTTGTTAAATCCTTCACGTTTTTCAGAATGAATGACAAGATTTTTAGGTTAGAAAACTGGAATAACTTTCTCCCTTTCATTAGAATGATGAGCACTGACCACTGA
- the LOC111800817 gene encoding inactive beta-amylase 4, chloroplastic isoform X2: protein MATVESGGVVCRCREMGSCFPGEARFQGKQIIKKNLSSFSTIPFFRNSFVDRRGLTARNNRIIRMEAREKSRSKIVNSSRRNKVPVFMMLPVDVFETGPSGKMRIPRFKAIRASLNALKVAGVHGVAVEVWWGVVERFSPLSYDWFLYEHLFKLISDCGLKLHAALSFHSNMRSTFRGQEGVSLPQWILEIGAHNRDIYYQDQKGMSNDDYLTLGVDNFPLFSGRTALECYGDFILSFVNKFDHLIGDLIEEISIGLGPSGELRYPAHPFEDGRWRFPGIGEFQCYDKYMMDDLKMAACRVGKPQWGERGPQNAGGYNSSLSAAPFFKEGDENFLSDYGHFFLEWYSGRLIHHADAILEKAAQLLKKYKKNNLPSVILVAKLGGIYWWYNTVSHPAELTAGYYNTESRDGYDPVTSMLSRHGAALHIPCLEMADSETPASCFCSPERLLKQIVGTSEQNVIHLTGRNTNERFDKDGFWQIHYNCCRPLAAVVKSFTFFRMNDKIFRLENWNNFLPFIRMMSTDH, encoded by the exons ATGGCTACGGTGGAGAGTGGGGGAGTGGTGTGCAGGTGCCGAGAAATGGGAAGCTGTTTTCCTGGAGAAGCTAGGTTTCAGGGGAAGCAGATAATCAAGAAGAATCTTTCGAGTTTTTCGACTATTCCATTCTTTAGGAATAGTTTTGTCGATAGACGGGGATTGACTGCGCGCAACAATCGTATTATCCg AATGGAAGCCCGGGAGAAATCAAGATCAAAAATAGTGAATTCATCAAGACGCAACAAAGTCCCAGTGTTTATGATGCTGCCTGTCGATGTTTTTGAAACGGGTCCTTCTGGGAAAATGAGGATTCCTAG ATTCAAGGCCATAAGAGCATCTCTGAATGCACTCAAGGTAGCTGGTGTACATGGAGTAGCAGTTGAGGTTTGGTGGGGAGTCGTAGAGCGTTTCTCTCCTTTGTCGTACGATTGGTTTCTTTATGAACACCTTTTCAAATTGATATCCGACTGTGGATTGAAATTGCATGCTGCCTTGTCGTTTCATTCGAACATGCGCTCGACATTTAGAGGACAAGAAGGTGTGAGTCTTCCACAGTGGATTCTGGAG ATTGGTGCTCACAACAGAGATATATACTATCAAGATCAAAAGGGAATGTCCAATGATGATTACCTTACTCTAGGAGTGGAtaattttcctctcttttctgGCCGAACTGCACTCGAGTGCTATGGTGACTTCATATTAAGCTTTGTTAACAAATTTGATCACTTAATTGGAGATTTGATAGAGGAAATAAGCATTGGTCTTGGCCCATCTGGAGAGCTTAG GTACCCTGCACATCCTTTTGAAGATGGTAGATGGAGATTTCCCGGCATTGGCGAGTTTCAATGCTATGACAAATACAT gATGGACGACTTGAAGATGGCCGCATGCCGAGTAGGCAAGCCTCAATGGGGCGAGCGAGGACCGCAGAATGCTGGTGGCTACAATAGCTCCCTCTCTGCTGCTCCTTTCTTCAAAGAGGGAGACGAAAACTTTCTCTCTGATTACGGACACTTTTTCCTT GAATGGTATAGTGGTAGATTGATTCATCATGCAGATGCTATTCTTGAGAAGGCAGCTCAATTGTTGAAAAAGTATAAGAAAAACAATCTGCCTTCTGTTATATTAGTGGCTAAGCTTGGTGGTATATACTGGTGGTACAACACAGTATCTCATCCCGCAGAACTTACTGCTGGTTACTACAATACCGAAAGCAGGGACGGTTACGATCCTGTTACCTCGATGCTGTCCCGACATGGTGCAGCGTTACACATTCC CTGCTTAGAAATGGCGGACAGTGAAACACCAGCATCCTGTTTCTGCAGTCCAGAAAGATTACTCAAACAGATTGTGGGAACTTCAGAGCAAAACGTCATTCATTTGACCGGGAGGAACACGAACGAGCGGTTCGACAAG GATGGATTCTGGCAAATTCATTACAATTGTTGCCGTCCACTAGCAGCAGTTGTTAAATCCTTCACGTTTTTCAGAATGAATGACAAGATTTTTAGGTTAGAAAACTGGAATAACTTTCTCCCTTTCATTAGAATGATGAGCACTGACCACTGA
- the LOC111800145 gene encoding fasciclin-like arabinogalactan protein 1 gives MYPFIIFLLLFPSLFNSQPTSSILPPAPAPAPTTHDPTQFNLTRLLSTAGCTAFAQSLANSTAQKAFNDVVQGGLTVFCPSDVVWDNFSSKFKNLTLPAKTSLLEFHAVPIYMPLPVLKSNNGVTNTLATDGADKFDFTVQNDGQDVTILTSVVTAKVGGTGFDEAPLAIFLVDSVLEPDELFTVHAVAPASAKVKSRSDMGSSPPSAESPDYSPADHDGDGDGNSAVRVDGGEFYLAAVVLTTWMGFLPL, from the coding sequence ATGTATCCCTTCATTATCTTCCTCCTCTTATTCCCTTCTCTCTTCAACTCCCAACCCACAAGTTCAATCCTCCCTCCGGCTCCGGCTCCGGCTCCGACTACCCACGACCCGACCCAATTCAACCTCACGCGCTTGCTTTCCACTGCCGGCTGCACAGCCTTCGCCCAATCACTCGCCAATTCCACTGCCCAAAAGGCCTTTAACGACGTCGTACAAGGCGGCTTGACGGTCTTCTGCCCAAGCGACGTCGTTTGGGACAACTTTTCATCCAAATTCAAAAACCTGACTCTTCCCGCCAAAACCTCGCTTCTCGAATTCCACGCCGTTCCGATTTACATGCCGTTGCCGGTTCTCAAGTCCAATAACGGCGTCACCAACACCTTGGCCACCGACGGCGCCGATAAATTTGATTTCACGGTGCAGAATGACGGCCAGGATGTAACGATTTTGACCAGCGTTGTGACGGCTAAGGTCGGTGGGACTGGTTTCGATGAAGCTCCGTTGGCTATTTTCTTGGTTGATTCTGTTTTGGAACCGGATGAGTTGTTTACTGTCCATGCGGTGGCGCCGGCGTCGGCCAAGGTCAAGAGTCGGTCGGATATGGGGTCGTCTCCGCCGTCCGCGGAATCTCCTGATTACTCTCCGGCGGATCATGACGGCGACGGCGATGGAAACTCTGCCGTTAGAGTTGATGGTGGGGAGTTTTATCTGGCGGCTGTAGTTTTGACTACCTGGATGGGATTTTTACCGCtgtaa
- the LOC111800858 gene encoding nuclear transcription factor Y subunit B-9-like isoform X2 encodes MECGGSATGGGDGFHSYIRQQPKPTSALNVLLTANKSSSANNTHNTNHQQVNGRNLATNSPVTGSTPASIAATNNEQSQQCIVREQDQYMPIANVRRIMRRILPSHAKISDDAKETIQECVSEYISFITGEANERCQREQRKTVTVEDVLWAIGKLGFDDYIEPLTVFLNRYRESESDRIRTEPILRRNVDYGPQVGMVPPYGQTFQIGHVPSGMFDAMGGYYDGGGNGGASSGNGNQL; translated from the exons ATGGAATGTGGTGGTTCTGCAACCGGAGGTGGAGATGGCTTCCATAGCTACATAAGGCAACAACCTAAGCCAACCTCGG CTTTGAATGTATTGTTAACGGCAAACAAGTCATCCTCTGCCAACAATACTCACAACACCAACCATCAGCAAGTAAATGGTCGTAACCTTGCGACCAACTCCCCTGTGACTGGCTCTACCCCTGCCTCGATCGCTGCCACCAACAATGAGCAGAGCCAACAATGCATTGTGCGGGAGCAGGACCAATACATGCCGATCGCTAATGTGAGACGCATCATGCGACGAATCTTACCCTCTCATGCAAAGATATCTGATGATGCAAAGGAAACCATCCAAGAATGCGTGTCTGAGTACATCAGCTTCATTACTGGCGAGGCCAACGAGCGATGCCAAAGGGAGCAGCGTAAGACAGTGACAGTAGAAGATGTCCTTTGGGCCATCGGGAAGCTAGGGTTTGACGATTACATTGAGCCATTAACTGTCTTTCTCAACCGCTACCGCGAGTCGGAGAGTGATCGAATCCGTACGGAACCAATCCTGAGGCGCAATGTGGATTATGGACCACAAGTAGGGATGGTACCACCGTATGGCCAGACGTTTCAAATAGGGCACGTCCCATCAGGAATGTTTGATGCAATGGGCGGGTACTACGATGGAGGTGGCAATGGCGGGGCGAGCTCGGGCAATGGTAATCAACTTTGA
- the LOC111800858 gene encoding nuclear transcription factor Y subunit B-9-like isoform X1 codes for MECGGSATGGGDGFHSYIRQQPKPTSDIFISKISLLPFASLNVLLTANKSSSANNTHNTNHQQVNGRNLATNSPVTGSTPASIAATNNEQSQQCIVREQDQYMPIANVRRIMRRILPSHAKISDDAKETIQECVSEYISFITGEANERCQREQRKTVTVEDVLWAIGKLGFDDYIEPLTVFLNRYRESESDRIRTEPILRRNVDYGPQVGMVPPYGQTFQIGHVPSGMFDAMGGYYDGGGNGGASSGNGNQL; via the exons ATGGAATGTGGTGGTTCTGCAACCGGAGGTGGAGATGGCTTCCATAGCTACATAAGGCAACAACCTAAGCCAACCTCGGATATTTTCATCTCCAAAATTTCCCTTTTACCCTTCGCTT CTTTGAATGTATTGTTAACGGCAAACAAGTCATCCTCTGCCAACAATACTCACAACACCAACCATCAGCAAGTAAATGGTCGTAACCTTGCGACCAACTCCCCTGTGACTGGCTCTACCCCTGCCTCGATCGCTGCCACCAACAATGAGCAGAGCCAACAATGCATTGTGCGGGAGCAGGACCAATACATGCCGATCGCTAATGTGAGACGCATCATGCGACGAATCTTACCCTCTCATGCAAAGATATCTGATGATGCAAAGGAAACCATCCAAGAATGCGTGTCTGAGTACATCAGCTTCATTACTGGCGAGGCCAACGAGCGATGCCAAAGGGAGCAGCGTAAGACAGTGACAGTAGAAGATGTCCTTTGGGCCATCGGGAAGCTAGGGTTTGACGATTACATTGAGCCATTAACTGTCTTTCTCAACCGCTACCGCGAGTCGGAGAGTGATCGAATCCGTACGGAACCAATCCTGAGGCGCAATGTGGATTATGGACCACAAGTAGGGATGGTACCACCGTATGGCCAGACGTTTCAAATAGGGCACGTCCCATCAGGAATGTTTGATGCAATGGGCGGGTACTACGATGGAGGTGGCAATGGCGGGGCGAGCTCGGGCAATGGTAATCAACTTTGA